The Myxococcus virescens genome includes the window GTGACGGCGGTGAGCGCCCGGGAGAAGAAGGACATCGACTTCCTCCCCCTGACGGTGGAGTACCAGGAGAAGCTGTATTCGGCCGGCCGCATCCCCGGCAGCTACTTCAAGCGCGAGGGCCGTCTCACGGAGAAGGAGACGCTGGCCAGCCGCCTGGTCGACCGCTCCTGCCGCCCGCTGTTCCCGGAAGGCTACGCGTACGAGACGCAGATCATCGCGAGCGTCATCTCCTCCGACCCGGAGAACGAGGGTGACATCCACGGCATCACCGGCGCCTCCGCGGCGCTGTGGGTGTCGGACATCCCGTTCGACGGCCCCATCGCCGGCATCCGCGTGGGCCGCGTCGGCGGTCAGCTGGTGGCCAACCCCACCGCGAAGCAGCGCGAGCAGAGCGACCTGGACCTGGTCATGGCGGTGAGCCGCAAGGCCATCGTCATGGTGGAAGGTGGCGCGGAGGAGGTCTCCGAGGCTGACATGGTCGCGGCGCTCGACTTCGGCTTCAAGACGGCGCAGCCCGCGCTGGACCTGCAGGACGAGCTGCGGCGCGAGCTGAACAAGCAGGTTCGCTCCTTCGAGAAGCCCGCCGCCGTGGACGAGGGCCTGCGCGCCAAGGTGCGCGAGCTGGCCATGGACGGCATCAAGGCGGGCTACGGCATCAAGGAGAAGGGCGCGCGCTACGAGGCGCTCGGCAAGACGAAGAAGGAGACGCTCGCCAAGCTCAAGGAGCAGCTGGGCGACGGCTACACCCCGCTGGTGGAGAAGCACGCCAAGTCGGTGGTGGAGGACCTGAAGTACGAGCACATGCGCGAGATGACGGTCAACGGTGGCCGCATCGGCGACCGTGGCCACGACGTGGTCCGTCCGATTACGTGCGAGGTGGGCGTGCTCCCGCGCACCCACGGCAGCGCCGTCTTCACGCGCGGCGAGACGCAGGCGCTCGTGGTCACCACGCTGGGCACCAGCGATGACGAGCAGCGCCTGGAGATGCTGGGCGGCATGGCCTTCAAGCGCTTCATGCTGCACTACAACTTCCCGCCGTTCAGCGTGAACGAGACGAAGCCGCTGCGTGGCCCAGGCCGCCGTGAAGTCGGCCACGGGGCGCTGGCGGAGCGCGCGCTGCGCAACATGGTGCCGAAGAGCGAGTCCTTCCCGTACACGGTGCGCCTGGTGTCGGACATCCTGGAGTCCAACGGCTCCTCGTCCATGGCCTCCGTCTGCGGCGGCACGCTGGCGCTGATGGACGCGGGTGTTCCGCTCAAGGCCCCGGTGGCGGGTATCGCCATGGGTCTGGTGAAGGAGGGCGACAAGATTGCCATCCTCTCCGACATCCTCGGTGACGAGGACCACCTGGGCGACATGGACTTCAAGGTGTGCGGCACCTCGAAGGGCATCACGTCCATCCAGATGGACATCAAGATCACCGGCCTCACGACGGAAATCATGAGCCGCGCGCTGGAGCAGGCGCGTCAGGGCCGCCTCCACATCCTGGGGGAGATGCTCAAGACGCTGGCCGAGTCCCGCAAGGAGATCAGCCAGTACGCGCCGCGCATCACCACCATCCAGATTCGTCCCGAGTTCATCAAGAACGTCATCGGGCCGGGCGGCAAGGTCATCAAGGACATCATCGCCCGCACGGGTGCCGCGATTAACATCGAGGACTCGGGCCGCGTGGACATCGCCAGCGCGAACGGCGAGGCCGTGAAGGCCGCCATCGCGATGATTCAGGCGCTGACCCGCGAGGCGGAGATTGGGAAGATCTACACGGGCACGGTGCGCAAGATTGCCGAGTTCGGCGCCTTCGTGGAGCTGTTCCCGGGCACCGACGGCCTCATCCACATCTCCGAGCTGTCCGACAAGCGCGTCAAGAGCGTCTCCGACGTGCTGAACGAGGGCGACGAGGTGTTGGTGAAGGTCGTCAGCATCGACAAGACGGGCAAGATTCGCCTGTCGCGCAAGGAGGCCATGGCGGAGCGCGCCGCGCAGCAGGGCGCCGCCGTCGGTGAGGCCGCCGCGCAGCCGGCGCCCGCGCCCACGCAGCCTGACGCCAAGGCCTGATTCGCGCCCGAAAGCCCGGGCTCCTTCATTGGGAGCCCGGCGCCCATGACGCCCCCTTCCGCCACCGCGCGGGAGGGGGTGTTTTCGTTTCGGGCCGGGGTGGCTTAGACACTTCCGGGAGGGCCGTGCGTTGAGGTGCGAGCCCCATCCGCACGGAGGCTGTTTGCCACCTCGACCACCGCCTGCTTCGTCGTCCACGCCTTTCCTGGCGGACGTCTCCCGTTTCCTGGGGGCCTTCCGCTGGGCGTTCATGCCGCTGGGACTGGTCGCGCTGGTGGCGGTGGGGGTGCACTCGGCGGCGGACACGTTGGACGAACGGTTGCTGGCGCTGGTGGACCGGGTGGACGCGGGCTTCGACGCGCTCGTGGGCCGCTACGCGCTGACGGCGCCCTTGGTGGAGTGGGTGTCACTGGAGCAGCGCACCCGGATTGCGCGCTTCCTCGCGCTCGCGTGGGAACTGGCCGCGGACGTGGTGCTGGCGCTGCCCGCGCTGGGCTACCGGGAGTCCGCCGCCCCGGTTCCGGCGGAGGCATGGCGCGTGGTGCTGGAGCCCCAGAAGGCCGCGCGTCCGACGTGGCGTCAGCTGTGGTCGCGGTGCCTGCGCAAGCCCACGCCCATGCGGTGGCTGCGGCCCCTGGCGACGGCGGCCGTGGTGCTGGCGGGCGCGTGCGCGGTGGCCAGGCTCATCCAGGGCTCGGTGTACCTCTCCTGGCGTGAGCTCTTCGGGGACGGTGCCGCGGACCTGGCGGCGCGGGCACTGGCGGTGGCCTCGCTGGTGGGCGTCCTGGTTTCGCTCGGGTGGCGTGCGGTGCTGCGCAACCTGCAACACGCGGACGCGGTGTGTGAGGAAGCCGGGGGCAGAGCCGCCTTGCGGCGCGGACTGCTGGGCTGCGCGGTGGTGGTGCCCCTGGCCGTGGCGGCGGTGGTGGATGCGACGCCCGTGCTGTCCTTCTTCCGGTAGGTGCCCATGTTCCCGCGCCAAGCGAAAGGACTGCTGGACTTCTTCATGGCGACGCTGTGCTTGTGGGCGGCGTACCACCACACGCCCGCGGGCGCGCTGGTGCGCAAGGCCACGGCATGGGCCACGGGGACGCGCAGCAGCGCGCGGCCCTTGCTCGCGTACTACGACGGCGTCAGTGGCACCTCGCTGTCACCGCCATGGATGGCTCCCGACGTGCCCCTGTCCCGGGCCCTCACGGACGCGGAGGCCCTGGCCTGGGGTACCCACCTGGCGCTCAAGGGAGCCCAGGTGCGAGCCCGCCAGCCCGCGCTGGAGCTGGCCGCGGAGCTGGGCGTCCCCGCAGCGTCGCTGTTGGATCCGCAGACGGGCCCGGCGGCCGCGCGCAGCCTGCACACCGCGCTGTCCAAGGACTTTCCAGGAGAGGAGGCCCGGCTCACGGCGCTTTTCGCGGGCCGCGTCCCCGCGCGCTATGCGCTGGAGCGGGTGGTGGCGGAGGGCGGGGCGCCCACGCTGGAGCGCCTGTCGAGTCAGCTCCCGCCAGGCTTCGAGGACGCGTCCGTGGGCGCCGCGCAGGCCCTGGCGCTGGCCACCGCCTTCGGGCTCGCGTGGCCCGTTCATGAGAGCGCGCGTGTAACGAGTCCCTTCGGCGAGCGGTTCCACCCGGTGCTGGGGCGCCGGAAGATGCACACCGGTGTGGACCTGGGCGTGCCGGTGGGGACGCCCGTGGTGGCGGTAGCCGATGGCGTCGTCCGGCGTGCCAGCGAGGACGCCGTGAATGGCCGCGTGCTCGTGGTGGACCACGGGCGGGGCGTCACGACGGCGTACTGTCACAACTCGGAGCTGCTGGTGAAGGTGGGACAGCGCGTGAGCCGGGGAGAACGGGTGGCGCACTCAGGGAACACGGGGCGCTCCACCGGTCCCCACCTGCACTACCAGTTGGAGCTGGCGGCGCGGCCCATGGACCCGCTGAAGTTCCGCACCGCCTTGCGGCCCGTGGCGAAGGACCCCGCGCCCTGAGGGGCCGACGCGCGAGGTTGTCACGCCGCCGTGGCACGAAGCGGCGGCAGCTGTGTTAGTCCCAGCGCATGTCTTCCCCCCTCACGGTGAAGGTGCGCCGCGTGCGCACCCATGCGGAGCCCCTGCCACTTCCCCGCTACGAAACGGCACAGGCCGCGGGCCTGGACCTGCGCGCGGACATCGACGGGGAGCGGGTGCTGGGGCCCCTGGAGCGGCTGGCGGTGCCCACCGGGCTCGCGCTCGCGCTACCCCCTGGGTACGAAGGGCAGGTGCGCCCGCGCTCGGGCCTGGCGCTGCGGCATGGCGTCACGCTCCTCAACTCGCCGGGGACGGTGGACGCGGACTACCGAGGGGAGGTGCAGGTCATCCTCATCAACCTCTCCCATGAGCCCTTCACCCTGCGCCGGGGCGACCGCGTGGCCCAACTGGTGGTGGCCGCCGTGCCGCCGGTCTCCCTCCAGGAGGTGGAGCTACTGGAGGAAACCTCCCGGGGTGGAAATGGCTTCGGGTCCACGGGGCGCTAGTTGCTGACTTCCTCGCTCGGCGTTCCTTGATGACAGGGGAGCGTGCAGAATAAGAGGCTGGGCCTTCCCCCGAGGTGGCCCCCCGACTGCCTCCTGGAGTACGCCAGCTTTGCTCTGCTACCGCTGCGGCAGCCTCGTTCCTGCCTCCCAAGACACCTGCCCCACCTGTGGGCTGAAGCACGATGCCTCGGCGCGTCCTCCCGCCGGGGCGGCTCGCCGGCGCGGCGCGGACGGCGCACCCTACAAGCCAGGGGACGTCGTCGCCGGCCGCTACGCCATCCGGGAAGTGGTGGGCTCCGGGCCCATGGGCTTCGTCTTCCGAGCCCAGGACGAGGAGATTGACGTCGAAGTGGCGCTCAAGGCGGT containing:
- the pnp gene encoding polyribonucleotide nucleotidyltransferase; this translates as MLKKSVKIGESELSIEVGRLAKQADGSVVVRYGDTMLLVTAVSAREKKDIDFLPLTVEYQEKLYSAGRIPGSYFKREGRLTEKETLASRLVDRSCRPLFPEGYAYETQIIASVISSDPENEGDIHGITGASAALWVSDIPFDGPIAGIRVGRVGGQLVANPTAKQREQSDLDLVMAVSRKAIVMVEGGAEEVSEADMVAALDFGFKTAQPALDLQDELRRELNKQVRSFEKPAAVDEGLRAKVRELAMDGIKAGYGIKEKGARYEALGKTKKETLAKLKEQLGDGYTPLVEKHAKSVVEDLKYEHMREMTVNGGRIGDRGHDVVRPITCEVGVLPRTHGSAVFTRGETQALVVTTLGTSDDEQRLEMLGGMAFKRFMLHYNFPPFSVNETKPLRGPGRREVGHGALAERALRNMVPKSESFPYTVRLVSDILESNGSSSMASVCGGTLALMDAGVPLKAPVAGIAMGLVKEGDKIAILSDILGDEDHLGDMDFKVCGTSKGITSIQMDIKITGLTTEIMSRALEQARQGRLHILGEMLKTLAESRKEISQYAPRITTIQIRPEFIKNVIGPGGKVIKDIIARTGAAINIEDSGRVDIASANGEAVKAAIAMIQALTREAEIGKIYTGTVRKIAEFGAFVELFPGTDGLIHISELSDKRVKSVSDVLNEGDEVLVKVVSIDKTGKIRLSRKEAMAERAAQQGAAVGEAAAQPAPAPTQPDAKA
- a CDS encoding M23 family metallopeptidase is translated as MFPRQAKGLLDFFMATLCLWAAYHHTPAGALVRKATAWATGTRSSARPLLAYYDGVSGTSLSPPWMAPDVPLSRALTDAEALAWGTHLALKGAQVRARQPALELAAELGVPAASLLDPQTGPAAARSLHTALSKDFPGEEARLTALFAGRVPARYALERVVAEGGAPTLERLSSQLPPGFEDASVGAAQALALATAFGLAWPVHESARVTSPFGERFHPVLGRRKMHTGVDLGVPVGTPVVAVADGVVRRASEDAVNGRVLVVDHGRGVTTAYCHNSELLVKVGQRVSRGERVAHSGNTGRSTGPHLHYQLELAARPMDPLKFRTALRPVAKDPAP
- the dut gene encoding dUTP diphosphatase, which gives rise to MSSPLTVKVRRVRTHAEPLPLPRYETAQAAGLDLRADIDGERVLGPLERLAVPTGLALALPPGYEGQVRPRSGLALRHGVTLLNSPGTVDADYRGEVQVILINLSHEPFTLRRGDRVAQLVVAAVPPVSLQEVELLEETSRGGNGFGSTGR